From one Eptesicus fuscus isolate TK198812 chromosome 21, DD_ASM_mEF_20220401, whole genome shotgun sequence genomic stretch:
- the LOC129147620 gene encoding uncharacterized protein LOC129147620 isoform X2: MDEKINNLCKNQEEIKSDIAAIKNTLESFNSRLGETEDRISELEDTEAKHTQTELQLEKKLKEVIEALEINSCTSDTEMCTWHNGSTMQLQFLETHPVPGLNTYRIKHLHVCGMSPELQVDFHTGTKEDSDIAFCFRVYFGNCVVMNSRQCGDWKSEKYEGMPFVDGQPFELCISVLQNEYQIKINGRQCYTFSHRLPPNTVKMIQVWRDVSLTSVSVSSREGCDQNPHCQGDPST, translated from the exons atggatgaaaaaatcaataacttatgtaagaaccaagaagaaataaaaagtgatatagctgcaataaaaaacaccttggaaagtttcaacagtagactaggagaaacggaggaccgaattagcgaattagaagacacggaagcaaaacacacccaaactgaactgcagttggagaaaaaattaaaagaggttATTGAAGCTTTGGAGATCAATTCATGCACGAGTGATACTGAAATGTGTACTTGGCATAATGGTAGCACAATGCAGTTGCAGTTCCTGGAGACCCATCCGGTGCCAGGATTAAACACCTACAGGATTAAACACCTGCATGTCTGTGG CATGAGCCCAGAACTGCAGGTGGATTTCCACACTGGAACTAAAGAGGACTCTGACATCGCCTTCTGTTTCCGAGTGTACTTTGGCAACTGTGTGGTGATGAACAGCCGTCAGTGTGGGGACTGGAAATCAGAGAAGTACGAAGGTATGCCTTTTGTGGATGGCCAACCATTTGAGCTGTGCATCTCGGTGCTTCAGAATGAGTACCAG ATAAAGATAAATGGCCGTCAATGTTACACATTTTCCCATCGACTCCCGCCAAATACTGTGAAGATGATCCAGGTGTGGAGAGATGTCTCCCTGACTTCAGTGAGTGTGTCCAGTAGAGAAGGATGTGACCAGAATCCCCACTGTCAAGGAGATCCCTCCACCTAA
- the LOC129147620 gene encoding uncharacterized protein LOC129147620 isoform X1 — protein MDEKINNLCKNQEEIKSDIAAIKNTLESFNSRLGETEDRISELEDTEAKHTQTELQLEKKLKEVIEALEINSCTSDTEMCTWHNGSTMQLQFLETHPVPGLNTYRIKHLHVCGMSPELQVDFHTGTKEDSDIAFCFRVYFGNCVVMNSRQCGDWKSEKYEGMPFVDGQPFELCISVLQNEYQVKISTHALFSTVENVLRLHLQPCFLPVLSFCQFSDKDKWPSMLHIFPSTPAKYCEDDPGVERCLPDFSECVQ, from the exons atggatgaaaaaatcaataacttatgtaagaaccaagaagaaataaaaagtgatatagctgcaataaaaaacaccttggaaagtttcaacagtagactaggagaaacggaggaccgaattagcgaattagaagacacggaagcaaaacacacccaaactgaactgcagttggagaaaaaattaaaagaggttATTGAAGCTTTGGAGATCAATTCATGCACGAGTGATACTGAAATGTGTACTTGGCATAATGGTAGCACAATGCAGTTGCAGTTCCTGGAGACCCATCCGGTGCCAGGATTAAACACCTACAGGATTAAACACCTGCATGTCTGTGG CATGAGCCCAGAACTGCAGGTGGATTTCCACACTGGAACTAAAGAGGACTCTGACATCGCCTTCTGTTTCCGAGTGTACTTTGGCAACTGTGTGGTGATGAACAGCCGTCAGTGTGGGGACTGGAAATCAGAGAAGTACGAAGGTATGCCTTTTGTGGATGGCCAACCATTTGAGCTGTGCATCTCGGTGCTTCAGAATGAGTACCAG GTCAAGATCAGCACACATGCCTTATTCTCCACGGTGGAAAATGTCCTCCGTCTTCACTTGCAGCCATGTTTTCTACCAGTGCTATCATTCTGTCAGTTTTCAG ATAAAGATAAATGGCCGTCAATGTTACACATTTTCCCATCGACTCCCGCCAAATACTGTGAAGATGATCCAGGTGTGGAGAGATGTCTCCCTGACTTCAGTGAGTGTGTCCAGTAG
- the LOC129147620 gene encoding uncharacterized protein LOC129147620 isoform X3 — MDEKINNLCKNQEEIKSDIAAIKNTLESFNSRLGETEDRISELEDTEAKHTQTELQLEKKLKEVIEALEINSCTSDTEMCTWHNGSTMQLQFLETHPVPGLNTYRIKHLHVCGMSPELQVDFHTGTKEDSDIAFCFRVYFGNCVVMNSRQCGDWKSEKYEGMPFVDGQPFELCISVLQNEYQHPLLVLPSSGQDQHTCLILHGGKCPPSSLAAMFSTSAIILSVFR; from the exons atggatgaaaaaatcaataacttatgtaagaaccaagaagaaataaaaagtgatatagctgcaataaaaaacaccttggaaagtttcaacagtagactaggagaaacggaggaccgaattagcgaattagaagacacggaagcaaaacacacccaaactgaactgcagttggagaaaaaattaaaagaggttATTGAAGCTTTGGAGATCAATTCATGCACGAGTGATACTGAAATGTGTACTTGGCATAATGGTAGCACAATGCAGTTGCAGTTCCTGGAGACCCATCCGGTGCCAGGATTAAACACCTACAGGATTAAACACCTGCATGTCTGTGG CATGAGCCCAGAACTGCAGGTGGATTTCCACACTGGAACTAAAGAGGACTCTGACATCGCCTTCTGTTTCCGAGTGTACTTTGGCAACTGTGTGGTGATGAACAGCCGTCAGTGTGGGGACTGGAAATCAGAGAAGTACGAAGGTATGCCTTTTGTGGATGGCCAACCATTTGAGCTGTGCATCTCGGTGCTTCAGAATGAGTACCAG CACCCTCTGCTTGTACTGCCAAGCTCAGGTCAAGATCAGCACACATGCCTTATTCTCCACGGTGGAAAATGTCCTCCGTCTTCACTTGCAGCCATGTTTTCTACCAGTGCTATCATTCTGTCAGTTTTCAG ATAA